A portion of the bacterium genome contains these proteins:
- a CDS encoding type III pantothenate kinase, with amino-acid sequence MLLAIDVGNTHMVVGVFDGGNWRGTWRMHTNVARTEDETGAALRSFLERAGIAEAISRVIISNVVPALQETLTRLSNKWFNCQPIFVSDKLDLGLTVKYNPPSAVGADRLANAVAAIELYGTPIIVLDMGTATTLDAISRDKEYLGGAILPGVVLSMEALFTKAARLPRIALEPPENAIGRDTESSLRSGIIVGTAGAIDTLVKRFKEELGDDTRVIATGGLASTVVEACQTVELSNPNLTLEGLRIIASKNPLP; translated from the coding sequence ATGCTGTTAGCAATTGATGTTGGCAATACCCATATGGTGGTTGGCGTTTTTGATGGTGGGAACTGGCGAGGCACTTGGCGAATGCACACCAATGTTGCCCGAACGGAAGATGAAACGGGAGCGGCATTACGTTCATTCCTAGAGCGAGCCGGCATCGCTGAAGCCATTAGTCGAGTGATTATCTCCAATGTCGTCCCAGCCCTTCAAGAAACACTCACTCGTCTTTCTAACAAATGGTTCAACTGCCAACCGATTTTCGTCAGCGACAAACTCGATCTCGGGCTAACGGTAAAATACAATCCACCCTCAGCAGTAGGAGCCGACCGTCTGGCAAATGCGGTTGCAGCCATTGAACTTTATGGCACGCCAATTATTGTGCTCGATATGGGGACCGCGACCACTTTGGATGCGATTAGCAGGGATAAAGAATATCTTGGGGGAGCTATTTTGCCAGGCGTAGTTCTCTCAATGGAAGCCCTATTTACAAAAGCTGCCCGTCTGCCAAGAATAGCACTCGAACCACCTGAGAATGCAATCGGACGTGATACTGAAAGCAGTCTTCGTTCAGGAATTATCGTCGGCACCGCTGGGGCGATTGATACATTAGTTAAACGCTTCAAAGAAGAACTCGGCGATGATACCCGCGTTATCGCCACAGGCGGCTTAGCAAGCACAGTCGTTGAAGCCTGCCAAACGGTTGAACTAAGCAATCCCAATCTAACTCTAGAAGGCTTAAGAATTATCGCATCAAAGAACCCTCTTCC